One genomic window of Podarcis muralis chromosome 9, rPodMur119.hap1.1, whole genome shotgun sequence includes the following:
- the LOC114604664 gene encoding general transcription factor IIE subunit 1-like: MYVQNVVIDIQKSGLKKKAMVKAVKGQPVWMTQSTTKGTSSAVASTSVEMPKDVADSPKKPSINNEVLRTLLIHESIPFSVSGKTPCFDKNRPQQSESDTSESEEEAKPTAVNATGSNLENDQEPIVLNPTIIVAGRPHLYSEVSENPELVSFMTDEERDAYIKVGQEVFHSVFE; this comes from the exons ATGTATGTCCAGAACGTTGTTATTGACATCCAAAAGTCTGGACTTAAGAAGAAAGCAATGGTCAAGGCAGTCAAAGGACAACCTGTATGGATGACCCAAAGTACCACAAAGGGGACCTCTTCAGCTGTGGCTTCTACTAGTGTCG AAATGCCTAAGGATGTGGCAGACTCTCCCAAGAAACCTTCCATTAACAATGAAGTACTAAGGACTCTACTCATCCACGAGTCAATCCCTTTCTCTGTTTCGGGAAAGACCCCTTGTTTTGACAAAAACAGACCTCAGCAGTCAGAAAGCGACACCAGTGAGTCCGAGGAAGAGGCCAAACCAACTGCAGTCAACGCCACCGGCAGTAATCTAGAAAATGATCAGGAGCCAATAGTGCTAAATCCGACCATAATTGTGGCTGGACGGCCACACTTATATAGTGAAGTGAGTGAAAACCCAGAGCTGGTTTCATTTATGACAGATGAAGAGCGAGATGCCTACATTAAAGTTGGGCAGGAGGTGTTCCACTCTGTCTTTGAGTGA